A region from the Bacteroidota bacterium genome encodes:
- a CDS encoding DUF4142 domain-containing protein translates to MKLKNLILTLPVFALVIISCNNSKTADMNDDGLTTEEKRDDKGPDADFLRAAAETNLDGIYLSELAASSATMQETKDMATMFIDDHKKLHAEVIALATKLGISIPTYAENEAQRKYENLSKKEGADFDKEYSDVMVKYHKDAIDSFEKAVDDCENAEVKSLASNTLPKLREHLTHAEHCQEMAKAAK, encoded by the coding sequence TTTAATCCTTACGTTACCTGTGTTTGCTCTTGTAATAATTTCTTGTAACAATTCAAAAACTGCCGACATGAATGACGATGGTTTAACCACTGAAGAAAAACGAGATGATAAAGGACCGGATGCAGACTTTTTAAGAGCTGCGGCTGAAACGAATCTCGATGGCATTTACCTATCTGAGCTCGCTGCAAGTTCTGCAACTATGCAGGAAACAAAAGACATGGCTACCATGTTTATTGACGACCATAAAAAACTTCATGCTGAAGTAATTGCATTGGCTACTAAATTAGGTATTTCCATTCCAACTTATGCTGAAAACGAAGCACAAAGAAAGTACGAAAATCTTTCCAAAAAAGAAGGTGCTGACTTTGATAAAGAATATTCTGACGTAATGGTTAAGTATCATAAAGATGCCATTGATAGTTTTGAAAAAGCAGTGGATGATTGTGAAAATGCCGAGGTTAAATCTTTAGCAAGCAATACCTTACCAAAATTACGCGAACACCTAACTCACGCAGAACATTGTCAGGAAATGGCAAAAGCTGCAAAATAA